From the genome of Vicia villosa cultivar HV-30 ecotype Madison, WI linkage group LG2, Vvil1.0, whole genome shotgun sequence, one region includes:
- the LOC131650743 gene encoding ADP-ribosylation factor 2 — protein sequence MGLTFTKLFSRLFAKKEMRILMVGLDAAGKTTILYKLKLGEIVTTIPTIGFNVETVEYKNISFTVWDVGGQDKIRPLWRHYFQNTQGLIFVVDSNDRDRVVEARDELHRMLNEDELRDAVLLVFANKQDLPNAMNAAEITDKLGLHSLRQRHWYIQSTCATSGEGLYEGLDWLSNNIANKA from the exons ATGGGGTTAACATTCACGAAGCTTTTCAGTCGGTTATTCGCGAAGAAGGAAATGAGAATTTTGATGGTGGGTCTCGATGCTGCTGGTAAGACCACTATCCTGTATAAGCTCAAGCTTGGAGAAATTGTCACCACCATCCCTACCATCG ggttCAATGTTGAGACTGTCGAATACAAGAACATTAGCTTCACTGTTTGGGATGTCGGAGGTCAGGACAAG ATTCGTCCCTTGTGGAGGCACTACTTCCAGAACACTCAGGGTCTTATTTTTGTCGTAGACAGTAATGACAGGGACAGAGTTGTTGAGGCCAGAGATGAGCTACATAGAATGTTGAATGAG GATGAACTGAGAGATGCAGTATTGCTTGTGTTTGCCAACAAACAAGATCTTCCCAATGCAATGAATGCTGCTGAGATTACTGACAAGCTGGGTCTCCACTCTCTCAGACAGCGCCACTG GTACATCCAGAGCACTTGTGCAACCTCTGGGGAGGGTCTTTATGAAGGTTTGGACTGGCTTTCCAACAATATAGCCAATAAG GCATAA
- the LOC131650744 gene encoding kinesin-like protein KIN-12A: protein MWGPANSLAEAKEQQELTPRVFERLFARIKEEQTKEQTKHYDQQFNYQCNCSFLEIYNEQITYLLDPSQRNLQIREDVKSGVYVENLTENQVSTMEDVTQLLLKV from the exons ATGTGGGGTCCTGCCAATTCTTTGGCTGAAGCAAAAGAGCAACAAGAACTTACACCCCGTGTTTTTGAAAGACTGTTTGCGCGCATAAAAGAA GAGCAAACAAAGGAGCAAACAAAGCATTATGATCAACAGTTCAATTATCAGTGCAACTGCTCTTTTCTTGAG ATATACAATGAACAAATCACATATTTGTTGGATCCAAGTCAAAGGAACCTTCAG ATTAGAGAAGATGTCAAATCAGGTGTGTATGTTGAGAATCTTACAGAGAATCAAGTGTCTACGATGGAGGATGTTACTCAGCTTTTATTGAAGGTGTGA